The Leptospira bouyouniensis genome has a segment encoding these proteins:
- a CDS encoding hemolysin family protein, protein MEIIGIFLIFLLVFVNGFFVAAEFAMVSIRPSRLEELVKENRAMAQLTKKAISKIDDMLSVCQVGITIASLLLGWIGEALFASVVSGFLHMFQIELDLVTIHSISIGVSFTLITLLHVILGELVPKTLAIQNTEAIALGVSAPMWLFYYLFFPVTFIMNRLAGGILTLFRLQRTGDKYVHSAEELMIIIEEQRKQGRIDNAEMQLIQKTFDFSEHTAKDVMTHRLSIIGIPQESTIDKLLPLIAEHSFSRYPVYNQTLDKIVGIVHVQKYLKWQAAHLSAKGKKEKITVIMEKDFVKVPESMSIERVMTKLREKKQHMAIVIDEYGGVSGLLTLEDIIEEFFGEIRDETDTDEVDVTSKNKKTKTITLDGETELSSLTDILEGEEPSDMEEVRTIAGYFMEKNEDMPKEGSIVQIKKGSLKVKKMEGNKIISILFTPKIEEDHDSEMERELSYEDR, encoded by the coding sequence ATGGAAATAATCGGCATCTTTCTCATCTTCCTTCTTGTCTTTGTCAATGGTTTCTTTGTCGCTGCAGAGTTTGCGATGGTATCAATTCGCCCTTCACGCCTTGAGGAGCTTGTCAAAGAAAACCGGGCCATGGCCCAACTGACCAAAAAAGCCATCTCCAAAATCGACGATATGTTATCGGTTTGCCAAGTGGGAATCACGATTGCAAGCCTTCTACTTGGTTGGATTGGAGAGGCATTATTTGCAAGTGTTGTTTCTGGTTTCTTACATATGTTCCAAATTGAATTGGACTTAGTTACGATTCACAGTATTTCCATCGGTGTTTCATTCACACTGATTACACTCCTCCATGTCATCTTAGGAGAGTTAGTTCCTAAAACACTAGCCATTCAAAATACCGAAGCAATTGCATTGGGTGTTTCGGCACCGATGTGGTTGTTCTATTATTTATTTTTTCCAGTTACGTTCATTATGAATCGTTTGGCAGGTGGAATTCTTACACTTTTTCGTTTGCAACGAACTGGCGATAAGTATGTGCATTCTGCCGAAGAATTGATGATCATCATTGAAGAACAAAGGAAACAAGGCCGGATTGATAATGCGGAAATGCAACTCATCCAAAAGACCTTCGATTTTTCTGAACATACGGCTAAGGATGTAATGACACACCGTCTTTCCATCATCGGAATTCCACAAGAATCAACGATTGATAAATTACTCCCTCTCATTGCCGAACATAGTTTTTCAAGATACCCTGTATATAACCAAACATTGGATAAAATTGTTGGGATTGTTCACGTTCAAAAATATTTAAAATGGCAAGCGGCTCATCTTTCTGCGAAAGGCAAAAAGGAAAAAATCACTGTCATCATGGAAAAGGATTTTGTCAAAGTTCCTGAATCTATGTCCATCGAACGTGTGATGACAAAACTCCGTGAAAAAAAACAACATATGGCGATTGTCATAGATGAGTATGGTGGAGTTTCAGGTTTACTCACGTTAGAAGATATTATCGAAGAGTTTTTTGGTGAAATCCGAGATGAAACAGATACGGATGAAGTGGATGTCACATCCAAAAACAAAAAAACCAAAACCATTACTTTGGATGGGGAAACCGAACTTTCTAGTTTAACCGATATCTTAGAAGGTGAAGAACCTTCTGATATGGAAGAGGTTCGTACCATCGCTGGTTACTTTATGGAAAAAAACGAGGATATGCCAAAAGAAGGGAGTATCGTCCAAATCAAAAAAGGTAGCCTCAAAGTGAAAAAAATGGAAGGTAACAAAATCATTTCCATCCTCTTCACACCGAAAATAGAAGAAGACCATGATTCCGAAATGGAACGGGAATTATCATACGAGGACCGTTAA
- a CDS encoding phosphopantothenoylcysteine decarboxylase, with product MKEIIVAVSGSIASYKACDLVRGLTKNGYPVRVIMTSNATKFVGKITFEALTGKPVRVDEFDTGMAHIEIKNIASVLAVVPASANIIGKMANGIADDLVTSTYLACTSPVLIAPSMNPGMYLHKAVQRNLKTLEADGVHIVSPDKGIVVCGDEGYGKLATVETIMEQIIEFHKKNS from the coding sequence ATGAAAGAAATCATCGTCGCCGTTTCTGGTTCCATTGCATCTTACAAAGCTTGTGATTTGGTACGTGGTCTTACCAAAAATGGATACCCTGTGCGTGTGATTATGACTTCTAATGCCACTAAATTTGTTGGAAAAATCACCTTTGAAGCCTTAACCGGAAAACCGGTAAGGGTAGATGAGTTTGATACTGGTATGGCTCATATCGAAATCAAAAACATTGCTTCTGTTTTAGCTGTAGTTCCGGCATCTGCAAACATCATTGGTAAAATGGCAAATGGTATTGCCGATGATTTGGTAACTTCAACTTATCTTGCCTGCACTTCACCTGTGTTAATCGCCCCCTCCATGAATCCTGGAATGTACCTTCATAAAGCTGTGCAAAGGAACTTAAAAACGTTAGAAGCAGATGGCGTACACATTGTATCCCCTGATAAAGGGATTGTCGTTTGTGGTGATGAAGGGTATGGCAAACTGGCAACAGTTGAAACCATCATGGAACAAATCATCGAGTTTCACAAAAAAAATTCATGA